The genomic stretch TCAACGTATTTGAGGCTCGAAAAATAATCTTCTATATCATAGTTTAGTTTGCCGATGTCAGTATAAAGTTCCAGCATTCGTCTCCGGTCGTTTCTCATCTCGGCAATTTCGAGCGCTTTGTGCAGGTGAATCAAAGCCTGACGGTAATTACCCTGCAGTGCATAAGCATTGCCGAAGTTTCGCAGGGCATACCTTTTTTCATCTTCGTCTTTAAACTTTTCAGCAAGTTGAAGCGCCCGCTCAGCATAAAACAGCGCTGAATCGGGAGAGGACAGGGAGTGATAAAAAGCAAGCTGGTTCCAGGCCTTCATCCTTTGATGATCATTTGCATTGATCAGTTTGGGATATATCGTATCGGAAGAATGGCCCAGCATTTTAACTGATAACTGGGCATGCAACTGACAGAAGCCAAAAATAAGAGCGGCCAGCAAGCCCAAACCAAAAGAGATTGTTTTTGTATTATGCATCATCTGTAGTTTTTTTACTGAATACTAATCCCGATAGCTATCGGAACTGATTATCAATTACAGTCTTCGAACTTACGTCTTCGGACTTCCGTCTTCCGACTTCCAGCTTCCGTCATCCCCCAGCCAGCTCTTCAAACAATTCCATCAGTCGTTCCCTGCCGCGCGATGAGGCGGGAATTTTATCGCCGTTGCTCATTACCACAAAGCCTCCGTCCTGTTTTTCGAAACGTTTGATATGTTTCAGGTTGATCAGGCTGGATCGGTGCACACGGAAAAAGCCTGAATCTGACAACAATTCATCATAATCCTTCAGCAATCTCGAAACGGTGATCTTTTCCTCATCCACAGTGGTGAAAACGGTGTAATTACAATCCGACTCACAGTAAATGAGGTCCTTCACTTCAAGCAGGTATATCTTGTTGGATGTTTTCAGCACCAGTTTGCGGTTTTTTCCTTCCCTGACTTTCATGTTTTCCTGCAAGGTATTCAACTGGAGGTTGAAAGCGCTCTGCACCTGCTGTCCGGCCCTCTTTACTGCTTCAGCCAGCTTTTCTGGATTCACAGGTTTAAGGAGATAATCTATTGCACTGAACCGAAAAGCCTCGATGGCGTATTTTTCCCAGGCTGTTACAAAGATGATTTTGAAGCCGATATACCCAAAGCGTTCCAGCAGTTCGAAGCCGGTGCCGTCGTCCATTTTGATGTCGAGCAACACCAGGTCGGGTACTTTTTCCCTGATCTCCTTTGCGCCTTCTTCCACGCTTCCGGCTTCCCCCACGATTTGCACAAGCGGGCAACATTTCGCCAGCAAATACCTTAGCGTTTCCCTAACATGGGGCTCGTCGTCAATGATGAGGGTGCGGAGCATCCTGTGATCGGATTTTTTGCTAAAAATAGACATTTTTGAAGGCGTTTGCAAATTTTAATTCCCTAATTTTTAACTTCGAAAAAAAACCTTCGGGACATATTTCGTATTCCCTTCTAAATCCGGCTTCCAACTTGCTTCATATCCTGATCCAGGTTGTATTTAAACTACCGGCTAAACTCTCGTTGTAATTCAAACTATTTTCAAAACTGACTGGTAAGTATTTTTATTTACCAGTAATAAATTATTAAGCTCTTTCAAAAACAATTCGAAGCGGCTATGTCCCATACCTTTAAATAGTCGAATAATCAATTAAAATAGCAGTTCATTACGCAACGAACAGAAAATCCACCACCCTTAACGCCTTCGTCCCTTGCTAATCTGCCGCAATTGCAATCCATGCCCCGACTCCATGCGTTCGAAAGTGAACTCTCGGTAGCACTCCACCAGCTACCAATGCTGCCAATGTAGCCGAAAGGACCCCAGTCGCCACGGCCACCGCCGGGAAGCCCTGAGAAACCAAAGGCATCAAAACAATGATGGGTGGGATGAAAATCCCAGCGTGGATGATTGCTGGTTTTACAATCGCCACCCATTGGTGAGTCTACCTGCCGGCAAGATTTGAGTGAATTGCCAGCGCCGCCGGGATCATCCAATTGATTTGGATAACCCTGGGAAACAATGTAATCAATCAATTGTGACCATTCTGCATCACTGGGGACATGCCAGCCGTATGGGCACAGGCCGTTGGTGTTGTTTACCGCATGCCAGTTATACAGTGCTCCATAGCTGTCTTTCAAACTGATATCGTTGTCGTACCAGGCATAAGCGCCGGTGGTGTTGTTTTCCCAGGCGCTGTTGTTGTTACCGGGATACTCAATGGGAGTTCCGTTGCTGTATTGGGTGGTTTTCAGGTTTTCGTCCATCCAAATCTGATCCCCAATTGTAACTATATGATAATGGGTTCCATCGCCATCAACACATTCAATAAAATCAAAGTCAATGTTATGGCTTTTGGTGGGAACCAGGGATTTTGTGTGGGCGTAATCGCCTGAAATGGCTTTGATTACCAACCTTTCTCCATCGTTATACTGCATGGCCACTATCCCGCTGATGCCCTTGAAATCAGGCGTTTGTTGGTGACTATGTGTTAAGCCCTCATATTTTAACTCAGGAGCTAATGATTGAATTGAAGTCGAAATTAATCGCTGGCTGTAAGTTTGCGCTGGAGTTTTAACTTTTACCAGGTAAATTGTGGTCTTCAAACCATTGATTGTGAATGCATGACTCCCTGTGGACAAATCAAAGGACTTATTTATCAGCAACCTGCCGGTGAAATCATAAATTTCAATACTTGTCAAACCTGAGAGAGAATTGTAAAACTCCAAACGGCTGGATAGACTTGCCGGATTGGGATAAATAATCATATCATGGTTCAGAGCGGTAAAATATCCGGTTCCAACAACATCTGTCAGCAGCAGCGTATCTGTACCGCTGAGGGTTAGCGTGGTTTGCTGAGTAATGTTTTTCACATCCACTGTTTCAACCGTGGTACTTTGACCTGAACCGGAGAAAGTGATGAGGTAGTTTTGGGAATAGAGGCCTGGTGACATCAGCAATAATATGATGACCAGGGGTGCTGGTTTATTAAGAATGTTTTTCATTATGACTTTGGTATTAAGATTAATAAACCTTCATGATTTTCTGTGTTGTTATCCTTTCACCGGCCTGCAAGCGGAGAAAGTACAATCCAGGGTGCAAGTGATCGGTGTTGAGGTAGATTTGGTGATGTCCACTTGTGAAATATTCATCCTTGAAAACAGTGAGCTTGCGGCCGGTTAAATCGAGCATTTCAAGTATAATATGCTGTTGTTCCATAAGCTGAAAACTTACCGTATAACCTCCCTCCGATGGATTGGGATATACCTGCAATCCCAATCCAGCTTCCGGTTCAGCAATACCTGAGGTTATATCGTACCAGGCTTCCCACCCCTGACCCAGAATGGAGTTGTTTGTGGTGAATACCAGCATCATTTTACCGCTGGACGCTGTAACCGGTTCAGGCGGGTCTTCATAAGAGCCGCTTAAGGTAGCAATCAACACCCCACTGCCTATTAAATCATATATTTTTACCACATCATTGTCCTCTTCGGTGTCGAAATAATTGAAATGCAACGTAAGTGGCTGATTGGTACCCGGATTGATGATCCAGCGACAAAGAATGTTGTCGTAATAATAGAATGAGCCACTGCCATCATCAAATGTGGCCACTGGGGCTGTCAGGGTGGTAATGCCGCTGCACCAGACAGGACGTGTGGTTTTGTAGTTCAGGCAAAAACCCGCAGAAGTGTTTTCACTATCAGTAATAAATTCGATAAACACCTTGTTACCGGTTGAGGTGATGTTTGCGGGCAGTGCGTTACCACTTAGCGCTGCCAGCAGTGGAGCGGTGTTGTCCTCACCATCATAAATATTCAACACATCCCCGTCCTCAAAGATATCAAGCCGCTTAACCGTGATGATGATGCTGGTTATAGAATCAAATTCGGTTTGAGGGTCAATAAGCCAGGAGGCTTGCATGTTGTTTAAGTAGTTGTGGACAGGGCCGCTGCCATCTTCAATGCTGCCTTCCAAAGTGTTTAGGGTGTCGGCGCCGGTAGCATAGTTCGGGTAAACGTAGTTGACCATGTCGGGGTAGAAGTTTATGCCAATGTATTGAAATGTATTAAAACCCTGAAGGTTATTCAGTGTATAGTAGCCATTTGACGAGCCACCCCAACCCCAGTTCATATGAAAATACGTGGAGTCCTGATAGCCGTCGCATACCCACATGTGTGCATCTGACATATTTGAATACCAGCCAGCATATAAAACAGGCAACTTTTGGTTCAATTGTTCAATAATGATGTTAACCCACTCTTCGTCGGTAAAATAAGCCCTACGCAGCGAATCGTAATCGGTGGAAAGATTAAACCAGGGTTCCATTTGTTCCGCATATCCATTGGCACTTGAACCTGAAGGGCCAAAATCCATCTCCACTGCAACAGCCACATGATAAAGTAACTCTGCTATAGCAGTATTTATCCCGTTGGGTGCATCGCACATCTCGTTCCACCGGTACCAGGTATTTTGAAAATCGGCGCACTGCTCGCCATATTGCGGATTGCTTGCTGGAGTGTAGCAGTGATAACCGGAACCGTGCAAAGGGTATCTCCAATAGTAAAGTGCCTGGGCATAAGCTGTTGCTACGCAGCCCGCAAGAGCATGACCGCCAGGCCCGGCTGGATCGGGCGGACTGTAATAATTGTATGGCCAGTTTTGGTGCCAGGTTGTGGTGAGCAGTGGTTCCACCGCTTTGCTGGATACTCCTTTTTCAGCAGGCGCAAAATCCCCGGCAAGATAATGTTGCCATAATCTGGTTATATCTGCTTCAGGTTGCAAAACGTTTTCGCGGGCAAATTTTGCCTGGTCTGCATACTGCCGAAACCACCACTGCACATTGGGCGGCTGGTTTTCGGCCACGTAGTTGTGTTCAAAAGAATAACCCAGAACCGGAGCAAGGCAATCGTCAGCAGGAACGATCACAAAGCCGGCAGGGTTAAAGCGGAAAACATAATAGTATGTTTGCTGTGCATCTTTTTCGGTGTGAACCGATTGTATGCTGATCTGGTCCCGGGAAATTTCGCCCTGGAATATATTATGCCGTTCAAAATAAAAATTCATGGCCACTTTTTCGGCCTGTTGTGGGCTTACATTACCGGCCATCATTTTAAGTCCGAAGGCCAACAGGACAAGAATTGCGATTGGTTTTAGATTTTTCATGATTGTTTGGATTTATGGTTAATGACATTTTATGATTTTTCGTGTTGTTGTTTACTGCTCCACTTACCCCCATTAAGCGGCTAACATCTTCGCAAAGCTCCCTGAAGCCACTTGCAATGCAACTTCCCTCTTGCAATAAGACCTGTTATTTTTCATAGCCAATATTTCTTCCAGCTTGCTTTATATCCTTGGCCTATGTTTATTTGTCAGTCTAATCCTTTATGCAGCGGATGCTAATACCGCCTTCCTTGCTGTAGCGGTACCGCCAAACTCCCGGATCGGTGAAACACAGACCACGCATCCATGCGTCGTATTCGTCGTATTCCGTTGATGACCACCAGGTACCGTAAAAGCCAAGATTCATGCCGTAGTAACCACCGGGCAGACCTGAGAAACCGAACAGGTCGGTACCGTTGCCATTTTCATACCAGCCACTGGTCGTTTTCAGGTTTATCCCGGCATCTTGGCCGCAGTATCCAAAGCCCTCCCAAATGATATCACCTATCCCATACTTGCTGTCCACCGCACCTTGCAGCAGCTTCCATTCCTCATCCGTAGGCAGATGCCAACCAGGAGGGCAGATGCCTTGAGAGTCCTGGGTAGTGTATTGCATCATTTCATCCCATTGGTAGAGACCGCCATAAGTGATACAATTGTTGGGGTCGTCATCGTAGCAGTACTTTTCTATTATTCCATTGTTCGACTGGCTTTGGCTTCCAGGTATCATAGCCCCTATGTTTAGATTCTCCTTCAGCCAGCATTGGCTGAATATCTGGATGGTGTTGTACACCTGCCCTTCATACTCCACTGTTGGCATACCCGGGCAGGGGATGTTGGTGGCAAACTGGAAGGTGTAGATGGTGCTTTCCTGTGGGTAGTCCAAAATTGCTGACTGCCTGACGATAAAATCATTGACCTGCGGTAAGGCTTTAAAAACAGGTTCTGCTGATCGCGATCCAATATAATCCAGGCGGCAAGTTTTGCCATCCTGTTGACCTGTGGAGATCATCTGTAT from Bacteroidales bacterium encodes the following:
- a CDS encoding C10 family peptidase produces the protein MKNLKPIAILVLLAFGLKMMAGNVSPQQAEKVAMNFYFERHNIFQGEISRDQISIQSVHTEKDAQQTYYYVFRFNPAGFVIVPADDCLAPVLGYSFEHNYVAENQPPNVQWWFRQYADQAKFARENVLQPEADITRLWQHYLAGDFAPAEKGVSSKAVEPLLTTTWHQNWPYNYYSPPDPAGPGGHALAGCVATAYAQALYYWRYPLHGSGYHCYTPASNPQYGEQCADFQNTWYRWNEMCDAPNGINTAIAELLYHVAVAVEMDFGPSGSSANGYAEQMEPWFNLSTDYDSLRRAYFTDEEWVNIIIEQLNQKLPVLYAGWYSNMSDAHMWVCDGYQDSTYFHMNWGWGGSSNGYYTLNNLQGFNTFQYIGINFYPDMVNYVYPNYATGADTLNTLEGSIEDGSGPVHNYLNNMQASWLIDPQTEFDSITSIIITVKRLDIFEDGDVLNIYDGEDNTAPLLAALSGNALPANITSTGNKVFIEFITDSENTSAGFCLNYKTTRPVWCSGITTLTAPVATFDDGSGSFYYYDNILCRWIINPGTNQPLTLHFNYFDTEEDNDVVKIYDLIGSGVLIATLSGSYEDPPEPVTASSGKMMLVFTTNNSILGQGWEAWYDITSGIAEPEAGLGLQVYPNPSEGGYTVSFQLMEQQHIILEMLDLTGRKLTVFKDEYFTSGHHQIYLNTDHLHPGLYFLRLQAGERITTQKIMKVY
- a CDS encoding response regulator transcription factor produces the protein MLRTLIIDDEPHVRETLRYLLAKCCPLVQIVGEAGSVEEGAKEIREKVPDLVLLDIKMDDGTGFELLERFGYIGFKIIFVTAWEKYAIEAFRFSAIDYLLKPVNPEKLAEAVKRAGQQVQSAFNLQLNTLQENMKVREGKNRKLVLKTSNKIYLLEVKDLIYCESDCNYTVFTTVDEEKITVSRLLKDYDELLSDSGFFRVHRSSLINLKHIKRFEKQDGGFVVMSNGDKIPASSRGRERLMELFEELAGG
- a CDS encoding T9SS type A sorting domain-containing protein; the encoded protein is MKNILNKPAPLVIILLLMSPGLYSQNYLITFSGSGQSTTVETVDVKNITQQTTLTLSGTDTLLLTDVVGTGYFTALNHDMIIYPNPASLSSRLEFYNSLSGLTSIEIYDFTGRLLINKSFDLSTGSHAFTINGLKTTIYLVKVKTPAQTYSQRLISTSIQSLAPELKYEGLTHSHQQTPDFKGISGIVAMQYNDGERLVIKAISGDYAHTKSLVPTKSHNIDFDFIECVDGDGTHYHIVTIGDQIWMDENLKTTQYSNGTPIEYPGNNNSAWENNTTGAYAWYDNDISLKDSYGALYNWHAVNNTNGLCPYGWHVPSDAEWSQLIDYIVSQGYPNQLDDPGGAGNSLKSCRQVDSPMGGDCKTSNHPRWDFHPTHHCFDAFGFSGLPGGGRGDWGPFGYIGSIGSWWSATESSLSNAWSRGMDCNCGRLARDEGVKGGGFSVRCVMNCYFN